From bacterium:
CCGCCCGGTGCTGGAGACGCTGGGGCGGAAGGTCGTTCACGTCGGCGAGAGGCCGGGCTCGGGATGCGTCGCCAAGCTGGCGAATCAGATCCTGGTGGGTCTGACGTTTCTGGGGGTGTCGGAAGCGCTCGTTTTCGGGACGAAATTGGGGCTGGACCCGGCGGCGCTGGCCGATGTGATGGGGGCCGGGCTCGCGCGGTGCGGCGCGCTCGAAATGAAGGCGCCGAAAATTCTCTCCGGCGATTTTCGGCCCGGCGGAAAGGTGCGGAGCCACATGAAAGATCTCCGCTACGCCCTGGAGCGGGCCTATGAGACGAACGTCCCCCTGCCCGGCGCCGCCCTCGTTTTCCAGCTTTTCCACGAGGTCGAAGCGGCGGGCGGGGGAGAGCTGGATCATATCGCGCTGATCAAGGCGATCGAGCGGAAGGCCGGGGTGGAGGCCCGGGCGAAATCGACGGGCGGGTGACCACGGGCGCGGTTTTGTTGCCGGCCGAGAATTCGAGCGGCTATACTGTTTTGGGATTTTTCTCCATGAAGTTTCGCGGACAGGAAAATATTAGATGAAAGTGGAACCGGTTTTGGCCAAATTGAACGAACTGCGCCAGGACGCCGATCTCGAGAGCGGTGAGTTGGAGGATCTGTCGATTTATCATGCCTTCTGCTTTATATCCTATGAGATCGGCCCCTTCACGGATTTTATCGAGCAGGGCAAGGAGCCCACTCCGCGGAAAGACACCGAAGCCGGCCCGCGCGCGCGGGAGATGTTCTCCGCCGTCAAGGGAATGCGCGGTGAGGTGGCGGGGGATGCGCAGGACATGGAGTACATCGCGCTGGATCGGGCGGTCGCTTTTCTCTCCCCGATTTTGGGGGATTTCCAGGCGTATCTCGTGGAAGCAGGAGCGGCGTAGTGTGCGCCGGGGCCCGAGCCCCGATGCCAAGAGCGGTTTCCTCTTGTTCGAGAGGATTTTCGATGGCCGGACGGTTCCCATGGTGGCTCGTTTTTTTCCTTTTGTTTTTTGCGCTCCAAGGCTCCTCCGCCTTGGCCGCGCAGCAGAGCGCCGCGCCGGTCCGCTACCGCTACCTGATTGATCCTTCCCGAAGCCGCGTCTCGTTCACCTTCCGCGGCCTTGCCATTCCGTTTGACGGGCATTTCGGGGTGGTCGAGGGAGAACTGTTCTTGGACGGGGGGGACATTGCGCGAGGCTCCTCTTTTTGGATGAAGATACCGGCCGCCTCGGTGCGGGCGGGAGCAAAGCAGCAGGAAAGGATGTTCCTCGATATCGTGCTCGAGGCGGACGCCCATCCCTTCATCGAATACAAAAGCACTTCTCTTCGGCTCGCCGCTCCTGTGACGAAGGAGGGCCGGGAGAACCAGTACCGCCTCGTGGTGCGGGGGAAGCTGCGGCTCCACGGGGTGGAGCGCGAGATCGAGGTTCCCGTCCGCCTGGCGGACACGGGAACGGATTTGTACATCCAGGGAAAGGTCACGATCCATCTTTCGGACTACGATATGGCCCGCCCGCGGGTGCTGGTTCTGATTCCGAGCGCGGATGTCATCGAGGTGACCGTCCGGCTGGTT
This genomic window contains:
- a CDS encoding NAD(P)-dependent oxidoreductase, which codes for MSSTSLGIIGLGLMGRPMARRLLGAGYPVAVANRSRPPVEALAAEGAVPCGSPAEVAARADIIFTMLPDAPEVEEVVFGAGGLADAMRPGSVLIDTTSNHPACAERVAAALAARGVGMLDAPVSGAPEGAAAGTLAIMAGGPKDVFERCRPVLETLGRKVVHVGERPGSGCVAKLANQILVGLTFLGVSEALVFGTKLGLDPAALADVMGAGLARCGALEMKAPKILSGDFRPGGKVRSHMKDLRYALERAYETNVPLPGAALVFQLFHEVEAAGGGELDHIALIKAIERKAGVEARAKSTGG
- a CDS encoding YceI family protein, with amino-acid sequence MAGRFPWWLVFFLLFFALQGSSALAAQQSAAPVRYRYLIDPSRSRVSFTFRGLAIPFDGHFGVVEGELFLDGGDIARGSSFWMKIPAASVRAGAKQQERMFLDIVLEADAHPFIEYKSTSLRLAAPVTKEGRENQYRLVVRGKLRLHGVEREIEVPVRLADTGTDLYIQGKVTIHLSDYDMARPRVLVLIPSADVIEVTVRLVLAPAPQKAQP